From Vitis vinifera cultivar Pinot Noir 40024 chromosome 5, ASM3070453v1, the proteins below share one genomic window:
- the LOC100261472 gene encoding transcription factor HY5-like, producing MPEPPSPHHEHSDQEPKMSLPNPTPSASRSYEQEGSSSSSPWRRHTADSFPPLNIHSDNKHKVEDSDEDLFRVPDVEAQPPSDSTRTTTTTTTTNTSNNPEVQQQTSSGKRRRGRNPVDREYRRLKRLLRNRVSAQQARERKKVYVNDLESRAQELQDRNSKLEEKISTLVNENTMLRKVLMNTRPKMDDSSTESKHDQLGKS from the exons ATGCCCGAACCGCCATCACCGCATCACGAGCATTCTGATCAGGAGCCCAAGATGTCTCTTCCCAATCCCACCCCCTCGGCTTCCAGGAGTTACGAGCAGGAGGGATCATCTTCTTCTTCGCCTTGGAGGAGGCACACTGCCGATTCCTTCCCTCCTCTCAATATTCATTCTGACAACAAGCACAAAGTAG AAGACAGCGATGAAGATTTGTTCAGAGTTCCCGACGTGGAAGCGCAGCCCCCTTCGGATTCAACGcgaaccaccaccaccaccacaacAACAAATACTAGTAATAATCCAGAGGTTCAACAACAAACTAGCAGCGGCAAGCGCCGGAGGGGACGCAATCCTGTGGATAGGGAGTATAGAAGACTCAAGAG ACTGCTGAGAAACAGGGTTTCTGCCCAACAAGCTCGAGAAAGAAAGAAGGTGTATGTGAATGATCTGGAGTCAAGAGCCCAGGAGTTGCAGGACAGGAACTCAAAACTAGAAGAGAAAATCTCAACTCTTGTTAACGAAAACACCATGCTCCGGAAG GTCCTCATGAACACTAGGCCTAAGATGGATGACAGTAGTACTGAGTCAAAGCATGATCAGTTGGGCAAGAGCTGA
- the LOC100256165 gene encoding transcription factor MYB61 — protein MGKHSCCYKQKLKRGLWSPEEDEKLFRYITEHGHGCWSSVPKQAGLQRCGKSCRLRWINYLRPDLKRGAFTGQEEKLIVELHEILGNRWSQIASHLPGRTDNEIKNQWNSSIKKKLRQKGIDPNTHKPLSEIDNRPTANNSSMELELELEPLLNNEESLTTIFCRPGEVTGRLNYESNPHFPFDLHPGSWLSQNSISSQLNSQFHSTSISTFLQTDFSSTGSVLPLQSPRGIQYASASSSSSQFSWGLADWGLSDQEGKLGDNKQLEHLSTPSCTPPDSQNQAAHPHSIPDTAWADC, from the exons ATGGGGAAGCACTCTTGCTGTTACAAGCAGAAGCTAAAGAGAGGCCTGTGGTCTCCAGAAGAAGATGAGAAGCTTTTCAGGTATATCACGGAGCATGGACATGGGTGCTGGAGCTCTGTCCCTAAACAAGCAG GTTTGCAAAGGTGTGGCAAGAGTTGCAGGCTAAGGTGGATTAACTATTTGAGGCCTGATTTGAAGAGGGGCGCCTTCACAGGACAGGAAGAGAAGCTTATAGTTGAACTGCATGAAATTCTTGGCAACAG GTGGTCTCAGATTGCTTCCCACTTACCGGGAAGAACAGACAATGAAATTAAAAACCAGTGGAACTCTAGCATTAAGAAGAAACTCAGGCAGAAAGGCATCGACCCAAACACCCACAAGCCACTTTCTGAAATTGACAACCGACCAACGGCCAATAATTCCTCCATGGAGCTGGAGCTAGAGCTAGAGCCACTACTAAACAATGAGGAAAGCCTCACTACCATTTTTTGCAGGCCTGGGGAGGTGACAGGACGGTTGAATTATGAGTCTAATCCCCACTTTCCATTTGATCTGCATCCCGGATCATGGTTAAGCCAAAACAGCATCTCTTCCCAGCTCAACTCCCAATTCCATTCCACCTCCATTTCTACTTTTCTCCAAACTGATTTTAGCTCAACTGGGTCAGTTCTGCCTCTACAATCTCCCAGAGGAATCCAGTATGCTTCTGCTAGCTCCAGCAGCAGCCAATTCTCTTGGGGACTGGCCGATTGGGGATTATCAGATCAAGAAGGCAAATTGGGAGATAACAAACAGTTGGAGCATCTCAGCACACCTTCTTGTACACCACCTGATTCACAAAATCAAGCAGCTCATCCTCATTCCATCCCAGATACAGCTTGGGCCGACTGCTGA
- the LOC100251007 gene encoding pectin acetylesterase 12 — translation MDGADESGRRPGLRLLWVSGLMGFLLCNWVDGFENLNVTKHQFMDGYGFSTPPLMVGLSLIAGAASTGAVCLDGTLPGYHLHRGYGSGANSWLIHLEGGGWCNTIRTCVFRKKTPHGSSTHMEKLIPFTGILSNRAEENPDFYNWNRVKLRYCDGASFSGDSQNEAKTLYFRGQRIWLAAMKDLMSKGMHYANQALLSGCSAGGLAAILHCDEFRELFPRTTRVKCLSDAGLFLDVIDVSGGRTLRHMFGGVVRLQQVGKMLPQACTSHLNPTLCFFPQNLIPLTKTPLFLLNAAYDSWQILASLAPHSADPRGYWQKCRLNYAYCSSSQIQVLQDFRKQMLNAVSGFSGSKRNGLFINSCFAHCQTERQDTWFAHNSPRIGNKGIAQSVGDWYFDRAEVKSIDCPYPCDKTCHNLVFRQSF, via the exons ATGGACGGGGCAGATGAGAGTGGGAGGCGGCCAGGACTGAGGCTATTGTGGGTTTCTGGCTTGATGGGGTTTCTTCTCTGCAACTGGGTTGATGGGTTTGAGAATTTGAATGTGACTAAACATCAGTTTATGGACGGCTATGGCTTTTCCACCCCTCCATTGATGGTGGGTCTTTCTCTTATTGCCGGAGCTGCTTCCACTGGAGCAg TATGCCTGGATGGAACATTACCTGGTTACCACCTCCACCGGGGATATGGGTCAGGGGCAAATAGTTGGCTCATTCATTTGGAG GGTGGAGGATGGTGCAATACAATTAGAACTTGTGTTTTCCGGAAAAAAACTCCTCATGGTTCATCAACACATATGGAAAAGCTGATACCATTTACAGGAATATTGAGTAACAGAGCTGAAGAAAATCCCG ATTTTTATAACTGGAATAGAGTCAAGCTTCGATACTGTGATGGTGCTTCTTTCAGTGGAGACAGTCAAAATGAG GCCAAGACATTGTATTTCCGGGGACAACGCATCTGGTTAGCTGCTATGAAAGATCTGATGTCAAAGGGAATGCACTATGCTAATCAG GCTCTTCTTTCTGGATGCTCAGCTGGGGGCTTAGCAGCTATACTGCACTGTGATGAGTTCAGGGAATTATTTCCAAGAACTACTAGAGTCAAGTGTCTCAGTGATGCAGGGTTATTTCTTGATGT gATTGATGTATCTGGTGGGCGTACTTTAAGGCATATGTTTGGAGGCGTGGTCAGATTACAG CAAGTGGGGAAAATGCTGCCACAGGCTTGTACCAGCCACCTCAATCCAACCTTG TGCTTTTTCCCTCAGAACTTAATTCCCCTGACTAAGACCCCGCTTTTTCTTCTCAATGCAGCTTATGATTCATGGCAG ATCCTGGCCAGTTTAGCTCCGCACTCAGCTGATCCCCGTGGCTACTGGCAGAAGTGCAGATTAAATTATGCATATTGCTCTTCATCACAAATTCAAGTTCTCCAAG aTTTCAGAAAACAAATGCTAAATGCTGTAAGTGGCTTCTCAGGGTCCAAAAGAAATGGGCTATTCATAAACTCATGTTTTGCTCATTGTCAGACAGAGAGACAGGACACTTGGTTTGCTCATAATTCTCCTCGTATCGGAAACAAG GGCATCGCCCAATCTGTGGGGGACTGGTATTTTGATCGAGCTGAAGTCAAGAGTATTGATTGTCCTTATCCTTGTGACAAGACCTGCCACAATCTGGTCTTCCGCcaaagtttttag
- the LOC100244285 gene encoding rhomboid-like protein 14, mitochondrial has translation METGRRRVSRGMLPLLALHTANEYYRVGWKPPVTAGLLAANTLIYLRPSFIDSMLPTIDKVWFNPHLILKHKDLKRFLLSPFYHMDEAHLVYNMMSLLWKGIQLETSMGSAEFASMVATLLGMSQGITLLLAKSLLLFFDYERAYYSQFAVGFSGVLFAMKVVLNSQSADYTYVHGLIVPTRHAAWVELILIQMFVPGVSFLGHLGGILAGILYLRLKGTYSGSDPLTILFKGLADALSWPLRFAQGLFRRRRISGRGTVGGRQTRRTSGVWRCWSCTYDNPGGLSICEMCGTARNGNGLSSSLQWPRQSHELPLDELRRRRLERFGR, from the exons ATGGAGACAGGCAGAAGAAGGGTTTCTCGGGGCATGCTGCCGCTGCTAGCGCTTCACACAGCGAACGAGTATTACAGGGTGGGATGGAAGCCCCCTGTCACCGCCGGCCTTCTTGCTGCCAACACCCTCATTTATTTAAGGCCCTCTTTCATCGATTCCATGCTCCCCACCATCGACAAAGTCTGGTTCAATCCCCACCTCATCCTCAAG CACAAGGATCTCAAGCGCTTCCTCTTGTCACCATTCTACCACATGGATGAAGCTCACCTGGTTTACAACATGATGTCACTCTTATGGAAAGGAATCCAGTTAGAAACTTCAATGGGGAGCGCTGAATTTGCATCTATGGTTGCCACACTACTTGGTATGTCCCAGGGTATCACACTGCTGCTAGCCAAATCCCTACTTCTGTTCTTTGATTATGAGAGAGCTTACTACTCCCAATTTGCGGTTGGATTCTCTGGGGTTCTCTTTGCCATGAAGGTCGTCCTTAATTCACAGTCAGCAGACTACACTTATGTCCATGGATTGATAGTACCAACACGTCATGCCGCCTGGGTTGAGCTGATTCTCATCCAAATGTTTGTACCTGGTGTCTCATTCCTTGGCCACCTTGGTGGAATACTCGCAGGAATTCTCTATCTTCGGTTGAAGGGTACATATTCAGGTTCTGATCCACTGACTATTCTGTTTAAAGGACTTGCTGATGCATTAAGCTGGCCTCTGAGGTTTGCTCAAGGCTTGTTTCGGAGACGGCGGATCTCTGGCAGGGGAACTGTTGGTGGGCGTCAGACAAGGAGGACATCTGGTGTTTGGAGATGTTGGTCATGTACATACGATAATCCTGGTGGGTTAAGCATTTGTGAGATGTGTGGCACAGCTAGGAACGGCAATGGATTATCATCATCCCTTCAATGGCCACGTCAATCTCATGAGCTTCCTTTGGATGAATTACGCCGCAGAAGACTGGAAAGGTTTGGTAGATGA